TTGTTGACATTGTTGAACTTGATTTAAATTCTAATCGCGGGACTAATCCGGTCATCGCTGCCTCGCCCTCGGCTATTTCTCCATCTGTATCCGTCATTGGCCAGGCCGATAATCTTCCAAAGGTATGTATATGTCTAAACGATTACAACATTTCATGTTTTTGATTtcgatactccctccgtcccatttatttgtttacctttctattttagggATGTATTTGATCTTCCGTACTCAATTTAGTCAACTTGTCATCTAATCATCCccactccccccccccccccccccttctctaATAAGGATGACGGAGGCGTATTAGTTATGGAATATGGACCCTCCCTCTTGGTCACTTGGATTTGTTTAGATATAATCGGAGTAATTGAGTGAATGACAGGGGGGGATCAGATCAATAACAACTAACAAGCCAAATTGTTGTTCTCTAGCTTCATTTTCAACTTTGAGATATTGATTCATTTGATTCTGAACGACTGAACAATGTATGAACTGATTCCTGTACTTGATAACATAACAAACACATTCATTTCAATAATTGTCTGTATCATAGAGCTGGACAAATCAAAATGGGATTTTTTTACGGTTTTGGATTATGATGAAACAAAGCAAAATCGATAACTAATATGCTGGCTTCTTCTTGTGGTGAAATAAAAGTCTTTTGCTGTTCTCTACGAAATCATGTGTCATCCAATTTTGGCCTCTTTTGCtgtagaggaagaccgagataGACATGGTTAAGAGtcatagagcacgatatgagatttctggggcttgaggagactatggtgacggagagggcacaatggagggaaaggatacgtggatttttagtatttgatgttttttttgacatatttagtgtttttagttaatttaaaaaaattaaattatttgttcttctctcctttattacactttttttaccaaccactctCTTATAGTCCCTCCTATTCGAGGTTTTTTTCCCTTTGATGTgggcacaagattttaggagatgattaaagaatgaataaaggaagatggtggggtttgtggattggagagatgaatgaataattacgaattaaataaggaattgtgagttaggtggggtttggtgataggagagagggatgaataaaataagagtaaaaattgggtggggtttggtaataggagagagggatgaataaaataagagtaaaagtttccaaaataagaaaggggaagaaaacctgaataatccgtttaaggaaataaggaaaaaaatagtgaataggagggagtatattttacttggtttacttttaaggcattccagatccttaattctatttcggttttcaaaatcgttttaatcttttctctcgatttaaatttgaagtttttataaacgaaatccggaattcgattttaaaacctgtaagtttaccttgactttgcattacatttctaaaggatgatttatgtcagccgaccccaaatcattttgggattaaggctctgatgttgttgttgttgctgttgggtTTAAACACAGAGATAACAAGTAATCCAACCACTATTTGTAGAGTCCTTGAGGCACCAGATGCCAATTAGACGATTCTACTGCAGCAGATTGGATTGTTTAATCTCTTTTGTAGCACTGTCATCCTCATATTACAGTTATAAATTAAAGATTCCCGTTGTATTCCTTCACATTCTAAGATTGTAGCACTAATCTCACACCTGACACTCTAATGTTTATTGATGGCAATTTAGATATCCCATGCCAAAAGTAAACTTATGCCAGAGAAATCCGGCCTAGAAGATAAATTGGGACCCACCGACCGGATAGACTCAAATTCCGACAGACTTTCAAGGCTCCCCTCTGCAGAATCTATGTCAAGATTGGCTGTCAATGTCGCCAAAATAACAGTCAAGGAACTTAAGGATGTCCAGTTTCATGATGTCTTGTCCTCAGGACAGTTCAACAAGCTCGAGAAGGCAGTTGGTGTGATCACGGCAGATGCCAAAATTTCACATGAAGGCAACAAAGACCTTGCTAAACTCGAAGACAGACTCAAGGACATAACAAAAGATCACAAAAGGGCTGCTCAAGAATTGGTTGATTTCACCACATTCTCGACCAGACGATACGAACTCAGGGCTGATGTGAAAAAGGAGGTGGCTAAAGCTCGTGAGCTAGAAGTTGTAGAGGCCGAGTTAAAAACAACACTTACATCCGCCAAAGCCAAGAGAGAAGAGCTGTTAAACAAACTTCGGGAAACTGAAAATAGCATTGAAAGTGCAGAAAAGAGCCAGGCTGAGAGTCAGACGGAAATAGAAGAGCTAATTTCAAGAATTCAGGAAAAGAGCGAGGAATTCAAGGTCATGGAGACGGAGCAGAAATCATGGCAAGAGAAGAAATATGAGGCCGAAAGAACGTTGGAGGAAATCAAGGAAGATTGGTTGAATGCCAAGTATATAATCTCGGATTTTTGCTAATGTTGCATTAACTGAATTGGGTTGAATCTATCAGCAATTGCAGTGATTTTGAAGTCATCTGAATTTCAGTTTTGTATATGCTTCTGTTTATTGTAATTCTGTGTGTTTTCGAGTAGTCCATTTATATTAATTAATACTATGATTTTTTTATCCTAATAAGAAATTTTACAGTCTGTTGTgtgtagacctgtcaaacgggtcgggcgggtcgggtcccgggtcgggtcatacgggtcgggttagaatacgggtcgggtcaaatacgggtcgggttagatacggtcgggtcatacgggtcacgggtcgggttagggtcagaatacgggtcaagaaataatttttaacgccttttttaaacgatttttttaatttaaaaaatattttttaaaaaaattaaatatattttaaattattattttagtcatattcGTCATATACAATAactatattgatataattattaaaataaagtttttttaataattattttattattaaatattataaaagttatataaaatttactttttagttgaatttttaattttaattaataaaaaaataatgttttaactatatttttaaatataatatataaataataatatttttaataaaattcatgattttcccttgacccaacgggtcgacccgttcgggtcgggtctcgaccctaaaataacgggtcatttcgggttcgggtcaaacgggtcgcgggtcaagaaaaccgggtttgtaaccctaagaaaacgggtcgggtcgggtttacgggtcgggtcgagttttgacaggtctagttGTGTGATTTAAGGGGGTCATAATAACCCAAACTATTTACTTTTTCAAGTTCAGAACCTCATAACTGGGTGTCCAA
The Silene latifolia isolate original U9 population chromosome 11, ASM4854445v1, whole genome shotgun sequence genome window above contains:
- the LOC141611806 gene encoding uncharacterized protein LOC141611806 translates to MEFFKRAKVFRLKCGHHNKYLVVDKDGENVKQSSRGSSTNAQWTIEPVEGKTGLVRFRSCQSFKYLAITDEPFLTGMTGKRVALRLRLDPTVEWEPVKEGPYVKLKSPTGTLLRANTWVPPWTNTVTHDAPGHWTGTEKMVLWIVDIVELDLNSNRGTNPVIAASPSAISPSVSVIGQADNLPKISHAKSKLMPEKSGLEDKLGPTDRIDSNSDRLSRLPSAESMSRLAVNVAKITVKELKDVQFHDVLSSGQFNKLEKAVGVITADAKISHEGNKDLAKLEDRLKDITKDHKRAAQELVDFTTFSTRRYELRADVKKEVAKARELEVVEAELKTTLTSAKAKREELLNKLRETENSIESAEKSQAESQTEIEELISRIQEKSEEFKVMETEQKSWQEKKYEAERTLEEIKEDWLNAKYIISDFC